The following is a genomic window from Amycolatopsis cihanbeyliensis.
CCTGGACCTGGCGGAGCTGGGCAGGCAGCGGCACGAGCGCCCGGACACCTGGCTGCCCCCGCCCCGCCGCGACTCCTTCCACCCCGACCAACTCGCCGTCCTCGACCACCCACCCCACCCGCAAAAAAGCCCTGAACGTGGCTTCCGGGACGTCAGACGTCTCAATAGTGCCGTTCGCGACGTCTGACGTCTTGATCGCCACGTTCAGGGCATTTGCCCGGGCGGTGGGGGATGTCGGTCAAAACTGGTAGTACAAGAAAGGGCTGAAGGTGCCGGTGGCGACCAGGATGGCGGCGTAGGCAAGGCCCACGGTCATCACGGTGACCCGCAGGGCGGTGGCCGGGAGGCTGCGCGAAGACTCCAGCAGGGGGCCGGTCACCGGGTGCGCGGGTAGCGCGAACATGGACAGCGCCGCCAGCAGGATCACCAGCCGCTGGTTGGTCAGCGAGGCGTCGACCAGGTCGGTGAGGCCCTCGAAGTCCGGCAGGAACATGTGCCCGAGCATGGTCAACGCCGAGCCGAGGTCGGCGGACTTGAAGAACACCCAGCCGAAGATCACCAGCACCAGGGTCAGCAGGCGGCGGGCGATGCGCGGGCCGGTGGCGCTCGGCGTGCGGTCCCAGCCGAAGGCGCGCTCGATGATCAGCAACGCGCCGTGGTACGCACCCCAGACCAGGAAGGTCCACGCCGCGCCGTGCCAGAAGCCGGTCAGCACGAACACGATGCACAGGTTGCGATAGGTCTTGCGGGCGCCGCCCCGGTTACCGCCGAGCGGGATGTAGACGTAGTCGCGGAACCATCGGGACAGCGACATGTGCCAGCGGCGCCAGAACTCGGTGATCGTCACCGAGGCGTACGGCCGCGCGAAGTTCTCCGGCAGCCGGAAGCCGAGCATCCGACCGAGCCCGACCGCCATATCCGAGTACCCGGAGAAGTCGAAGAACAGCTGCAGCGTGTAGGCCACCGCGCCGAGCCAGGCGATGCCGAAGGTCATCTCGTCGGACGGGGTGGAGAAGCACGCGTCCACCATCGGCGCGAGCGAGTCGGCGATGATGGCCTTCTTGCACAGGCCGAGGGCGAACCGGGGGAACCCGGCCGCGATGTCGTCCAGCCGGTGCGAGCGTAGCTGCGGCAGTTGGTCGGCGATCTCCCGGTACCGCACGATCGGCCCCGCGGCCAGCTGCGGGAACATCGCGATGTAGGTGCCGAACGCCACCGGGTTGCGCAGCGCGCGCCGCTCGCCACGGTAGATGTCCACCACGTAGGAGATGTGGTGGAAGGTGAAGAACGAGATCCCGATCGGCAGCGCCAGCTCCACCACCGGGAAGTCCCCGCCGAGCAACTGCGTGAAGGCCGCGATCTGCTCCGTGGCGAACCCGGCGTACTTCCAGATCACCAGGATCGAAAGGTCGAAGGCGATCACGCCGACCAGCGTCCAGCGTCGCCGCCGCACGGGCCGCATGCCCCACTCGTCCGGTTCCAGTACCGGCCCGGCCAGGAAGTTGACCACCATGCAGGTGAGCAGCAGCAGGGTGAACGCCCCGGCGCCGGTGGCATAGAACAGCAGGCTGCCGATGGCGACGATGCCGTTGCGCCAGGTTCGCGGGCACAGCAGCACGGCGAGCAACACCGCCGGCATGAAGTACCACAGGAACAGCGGCGAGACGAACGACATCCTGAGTGGGCCCCCTGGTCACGGTTCGGCAACGTGACCTTAGCCGAGCGCCTGGCCCGCCCGAGTGAGAACCGGCCGAATGTGCTGTTCGTTGCACCCCACGAGGGGCTACGTGCGGCCGCGCACCCTGCGCCTGCGGGCCACCTCGGCAAGTAGCACGCCCGCCGCGACCGAGGCGTTCAGCGACTCGACCCCGGCCGCCATCGGGATGGACACGGTCGCGTCACAGGTCTCCCGCACCAGCCGGGACAGCCCCCTTCCCTCGGAACCGACCACGACGACCAGCGGGTCGGTGGCGAGTTCGAGGCCGTCGATCTCGACCGAACCGTCCGCGTCCAGCCCGACCAGCATCAGTCCCTCGTCGGCCCAGGCACGCAGCTGCCGGGTCAGGTTCGTCGCCACCGCGACCGGCAGCTTGGCCGCGGTGCCCGCGCTGGTTCGCCAGGCCACCGCCGTCATCCCGGCGCTGCGCCGGGCCGGCAGCAGCACCCCGTGTGCGCCGAACGCGGCCGCCGAGCGGATCACCGCCCCGAGGTTGCGCGGGTCGGTCACCCCGTCCAGCGCCACCAGCAGCGGCGGGTCACCGGAGTCCTGGGCGCCCGCCAGCAGGTCGTCCGGGTGGGAGTAGTCGAACGGCGGCACCTGCAACCCGAGCCCCTGATGGGTTGCCCGGTTGGTCCTGCGGTCCAGCTCCTCGCGTGGCACTTCCAGGATCGAGATGCCCCGGTCCGCGGCGAGCTGCACCGCCTCCTTGATCCGGTCGTCGGTGTCCACGTGCAGCGCGACGTAGAGCGCGGTGGCGGGCACCTCGGCCCGCAGCGCCTCGACCACCGGGTTGCGCCCGGCGATCAGCTCCGGGCCCTCGGTCTTGTTGGCCCGCGACTTCTCCGCCTTGGCCTTGGCCATCGCGCGCCGCTGCGCCGGATGCCCGGTGCGGTTCTCCGCCTTCGGCGTCGGGCCCTTGCCTTCGAGCCCCTTGCGCCGCTTGCCGCCGGAGCCGACGACCGCGCCCTTCTTCGTGCCAGGCTTGCGGATCGCACCCCGGCGGCGGGAATTGCCAGCCATATTCCTAGTCTCTCACTGTCCACATGGGACCGTTGGCGGTGTCCTCCACCGCGATACCTGCCTCGGTCAGTCGGTCTCGCAGCGCGTCGGCCCGCGCGAAGTCCCGCTCGGCGCGGGCGGCTTTGCGCTCCTCGAGCATCCCTTCGACCAGCCCGTTCAGCGCCTGCCGCAGCGGCGCGTCACCGCCGCCCGCCTCGGCCCACTGCTCGGACAGCGGATCGAGCCCGAGCACCTGGGTCATCGCCCGCACCGCGGCCGCGCACTTGAGCGCCGTGGAGGTGTCGGAATCGGCGAGCGCGGCGTTACCCTCGCGCACCGTGTTGTGCAACACGGCGAAGGCCTGCGGGGTTCCGAGATCGTCGTCCAGCGCGGCGGCGAAGTCCGGTGGCACCTCGCCGACCCGCACCGCGCCCGCCGTGCTGGCGGTCAGCCGGAGGAACTGCTCGATCCGCCGGTAGCCCTGGGCCGATTCGGACAGTGCCTCGTCGGAGTACTCGATGGTCGAGCGGTAGTGCGGCTGGATCAGGTAGTAACGCAGCTCCACCGCCCGGCACGCGCGCAGCATCTGCGGGATCGAGACCACGTTGCCCAGCGACTTCGACATCTTCTCGCCGGACAGCGTCACCCACGCGTTGTGCAGCCAGAACCGGGCGAACGGGTCACCGGCCGCGGTGGACTGGGCGCGCTCGTTCTCGTGATGCGGGAACACCAGGTCGACCCCGCCGCCGTGGATGTCGAACTCGGCGCCGAGGTAGGTGGTCGCCATTGCCGAGCACTCCAGGTGCCAGCCCGGCCTGCCCCGACCCCACGGCGTCGGCCAGGACGGCTCGCCCGGTTTGGCGCTCTTCCACAGGGTGAAGTCGCGCGGGTCCTGCTTGCCGGTGGCCGCGCTCTCGCCCTGCTGGACCTCGTCCACCCGCTGCCCGGACAGCGTGCCGTAGCCGGGGAAGGAGGCGACCGCGAAGTACACGTCCCCGCCCTCGGCGTAGGCGTGCCCGGATTCGATCAGCCTTTCCATCAGCTCGATCATCTGGGTCACGTGCCCGGTCGCCCGGGGCGCGATCGAGGGGGGAAGGCAGCCGAGCGTCTCGTAGGCACCCTCGAA
Proteins encoded in this region:
- a CDS encoding MBOAT family O-acyltransferase, encoding MSFVSPLFLWYFMPAVLLAVLLCPRTWRNGIVAIGSLLFYATGAGAFTLLLLTCMVVNFLAGPVLEPDEWGMRPVRRRRWTLVGVIAFDLSILVIWKYAGFATEQIAAFTQLLGGDFPVVELALPIGISFFTFHHISYVVDIYRGERRALRNPVAFGTYIAMFPQLAAGPIVRYREIADQLPQLRSHRLDDIAAGFPRFALGLCKKAIIADSLAPMVDACFSTPSDEMTFGIAWLGAVAYTLQLFFDFSGYSDMAVGLGRMLGFRLPENFARPYASVTITEFWRRWHMSLSRWFRDYVYIPLGGNRGGARKTYRNLCIVFVLTGFWHGAAWTFLVWGAYHGALLIIERAFGWDRTPSATGPRIARRLLTLVLVIFGWVFFKSADLGSALTMLGHMFLPDFEGLTDLVDASLTNQRLVILLAALSMFALPAHPVTGPLLESSRSLPATALRVTVMTVGLAYAAILVATGTFSPFLYYQF
- the rlmB gene encoding 23S rRNA (guanosine(2251)-2'-O)-methyltransferase RlmB gives rise to the protein MAGNSRRRGAIRKPGTKKGAVVGSGGKRRKGLEGKGPTPKAENRTGHPAQRRAMAKAKAEKSRANKTEGPELIAGRNPVVEALRAEVPATALYVALHVDTDDRIKEAVQLAADRGISILEVPREELDRRTNRATHQGLGLQVPPFDYSHPDDLLAGAQDSGDPPLLVALDGVTDPRNLGAVIRSAAAFGAHGVLLPARRSAGMTAVAWRTSAGTAAKLPVAVATNLTRQLRAWADEGLMLVGLDADGSVEIDGLELATDPLVVVVGSEGRGLSRLVRETCDATVSIPMAAGVESLNASVAAGVLLAEVARRRRVRGRT
- the cysS gene encoding cysteine--tRNA ligase, which codes for MALHLYDTATRQLREFHPARSGTASMYVCGATVQGIPHIGHVRGALNYDVLRRWLLHSGLDVRMVRNVTDIDDKILDKAADAGRPWWEWAFQHERAFEGAYETLGCLPPSIAPRATGHVTQMIELMERLIESGHAYAEGGDVYFAVASFPGYGTLSGQRVDEVQQGESAATGKQDPRDFTLWKSAKPGEPSWPTPWGRGRPGWHLECSAMATTYLGAEFDIHGGGVDLVFPHHENERAQSTAAGDPFARFWLHNAWVTLSGEKMSKSLGNVVSIPQMLRACRAVELRYYLIQPHYRSTIEYSDEALSESAQGYRRIEQFLRLTASTAGAVRVGEVPPDFAAALDDDLGTPQAFAVLHNTVREGNAALADSDTSTALKCAAAVRAMTQVLGLDPLSEQWAEAGGGDAPLRQALNGLVEGMLEERKAARAERDFARADALRDRLTEAGIAVEDTANGPMWTVRD